A window of Auraticoccus monumenti contains these coding sequences:
- a CDS encoding DUF6395 domain-containing protein has protein sequence MIAGVEISTSSLEVVLTPEEDDTEEAGRARAGRRRFGVWAPDGHGFDGVHPDLVALSVLLVAQPWTGSRLVLRGVDGVSERLAAAVRSAYGIELTADPRLEPRSAPADGRPGLAFSGGVDSTAAMVLLPRETPLLFLNRVGPDRSPSTSQYQSAAALRALDELSREGRETYAVDTDLEHTRRPTGFPTHWANAVPALLLADRLRLHSISWGMVLEAAFMVGSAGGFQDWSGRRAMRRLSALFAAVDLPVSPVVAGLSEIATARVVHGSPYSSITQSCIQGSVEACGRCKKCFRKGLLDAALSSKRWTSADLDVFYREEPVRRVLSEVPLHHENVYGFLLSGYAGSDRVLSLMRRQLRVEGADHTLFDRYYPDALRLVHRSHRAHVRSALLQHLGPMSADEVARVQAWRPVGVADAQAHEELLSTLQGYATSTARTSLRERLALPSRLRRRFGRPG, from the coding sequence GTGATCGCCGGCGTAGAGATCAGCACCTCGTCCCTGGAGGTCGTCCTCACCCCGGAGGAGGACGACACCGAGGAGGCCGGGCGGGCCAGAGCCGGCCGGCGCCGTTTCGGTGTCTGGGCCCCCGACGGTCACGGCTTCGACGGCGTCCACCCCGACCTGGTCGCGCTGTCGGTGCTCCTGGTGGCGCAGCCCTGGACCGGGAGCCGTCTGGTGCTGAGGGGTGTCGACGGGGTCAGCGAGCGGCTCGCCGCGGCGGTGAGGTCGGCGTACGGCATCGAGCTGACGGCGGACCCCCGCCTCGAGCCCAGGAGCGCGCCGGCGGACGGCCGTCCGGGCCTGGCCTTCAGCGGTGGGGTCGACTCGACGGCCGCGATGGTGCTCCTGCCGCGGGAGACGCCCCTGCTGTTCCTCAACCGGGTCGGGCCGGACCGCTCCCCCAGCACGTCGCAGTACCAGAGCGCCGCCGCGCTGAGGGCCCTCGACGAGCTGAGCCGGGAAGGTCGGGAGACGTACGCGGTCGACACCGACCTCGAGCACACGCGGCGACCCACGGGCTTCCCGACGCACTGGGCGAACGCCGTCCCGGCGCTGCTCCTCGCCGACCGGCTGCGGTTGCACTCGATCAGCTGGGGCATGGTGCTCGAAGCGGCTTTCATGGTCGGCTCGGCCGGTGGTTTCCAGGACTGGTCCGGACGCAGGGCGATGCGGAGGCTGAGCGCACTCTTCGCCGCCGTCGACCTGCCGGTCTCGCCCGTGGTCGCCGGTCTCTCCGAGATCGCTACGGCCAGGGTCGTCCACGGCTCCCCCTACTCGTCCATCACCCAGTCCTGCATTCAGGGCTCGGTCGAGGCCTGCGGTCGGTGCAAGAAGTGCTTCCGCAAGGGCTTGCTCGACGCGGCGCTCTCCTCAAAGAGGTGGACCAGCGCCGACCTCGACGTGTTCTACCGGGAGGAACCGGTCCGTCGCGTGCTCTCCGAGGTGCCGCTGCACCACGAGAACGTCTACGGCTTCCTGCTGTCGGGGTACGCCGGGTCGGACCGGGTGCTGTCCCTCATGCGCCGGCAGCTCCGCGTCGAGGGCGCCGACCACACCCTGTTCGACCGCTACTACCCCGACGCGCTACGGCTGGTGCACCGGTCCCACCGGGCGCACGTGAGGAGCGCGCTCCTGCAGCACCTGGGCCCGATGAGCGCGGACGAGGTGGCTCGCGTGCAGGCGTGGCGGCCCGTTGGGGTGGCGGACGCGCAGGCCCACGAGGAGCTGCTCTCCACCCTGCAGGGCTACGCGACCAGCACCGCTCGGACCTCCCTGCGCGAGCGCCTGGCGCTGCCGTCACGGCTGCGGCGCCGGTTCGGGCGCCCGGGCTGA
- a CDS encoding acyltransferase family protein, translated as MTSTPVLTSAVRTPSTAAAGTTPHRRDIQGLRAVAVVLVLAYHAGVPGVPGGFVGVDVFFVISGFLITGLIVREVERTGRLDLPRFYARRIRRLLPATAVVLLATAAATAVALPVTRWESVLRDIAASALYVVNWRLAAQSVDYQAAEQASSPVQHFWSLAVEEQFYVVWPLVILLVIAVHRRRGWTLRRALAVGLALIVIPSLLWSASYTATDPAQAYFVTTTRLWELGVGAFLVLVLHRVARLSTTTLRLLGWAGLAGIALSALVYDDGTRFPGLAALLPVLSAAAVLAAGARPHAGGAGSLLSWGPAGQVGDLSYSLYLWHWPFVVVGTAIFGREDGTLWWVVGVLLVCTSVVPAWFTYVVVEHPIHTSRPFLRGRAVLATLVVCTLLPVAAAIALQDRLDRRVEAAMQQAAGGAGFGAAALGNDPARSPAGDPPAELGVVVPDLTVVAKDHGIDYSLGCHQARPEADEAKACEWGDRDSDFRVALVGDSHALQWVPTVSVIAEQESWALDSYTKSACGFHDVPILGGDPAAPFPECTRWNERLMEELLAGDYDLVLTTGSNSYLVVDDGQTLKGSDSDTALAESYARTWTRLTDAGAEVVALANTPWHTQDVPDCLAANERSPGVCATPREQALTTAGREQQEATQLATQVPLVDMNRWICPREACSPVIGGVITFRDRHHITATYARTLAPMLHRELERSGAVT; from the coding sequence GTGACCAGCACGCCCGTACTGACCTCAGCAGTGCGCACCCCCTCGACGGCCGCGGCGGGCACGACACCGCACCGGCGTGACATCCAGGGCCTCCGTGCGGTCGCCGTCGTGCTGGTGCTCGCCTACCACGCCGGCGTCCCGGGTGTCCCTGGCGGTTTCGTCGGTGTCGACGTCTTCTTCGTCATCTCAGGCTTCCTGATCACCGGTTTGATCGTGCGCGAGGTCGAGCGCACCGGGCGCCTCGACCTCCCTCGCTTCTACGCCCGCCGCATCCGTCGGCTCCTGCCCGCCACTGCGGTCGTCCTGCTCGCCACCGCCGCAGCCACGGCGGTCGCCCTGCCGGTGACGCGCTGGGAGTCGGTGCTGCGGGACATCGCCGCCTCAGCCCTCTACGTCGTGAACTGGCGGCTCGCAGCCCAGAGCGTGGACTACCAGGCGGCAGAGCAGGCCAGCAGCCCCGTGCAGCACTTCTGGTCGCTGGCCGTCGAGGAGCAGTTCTACGTCGTCTGGCCCCTCGTCATCCTCCTCGTCATCGCCGTGCACCGGCGACGGGGCTGGACGCTCCGACGGGCGCTGGCCGTCGGGCTGGCGCTCATCGTCATCCCCTCACTGCTGTGGTCGGCCTCCTACACCGCCACCGACCCGGCTCAGGCGTACTTCGTCACCACCACCCGGTTGTGGGAGCTGGGAGTGGGTGCCTTCCTCGTCCTGGTGCTCCACCGGGTGGCCCGCCTGTCCACCACCACGCTGCGTCTGCTGGGGTGGGCGGGGCTGGCCGGGATCGCGCTGTCGGCGCTGGTGTACGACGACGGGACCCGGTTCCCGGGGCTGGCCGCCCTGCTCCCCGTGCTGTCGGCCGCCGCCGTCCTCGCCGCCGGGGCCCGTCCGCACGCCGGCGGCGCCGGCTCCCTCCTGAGCTGGGGTCCCGCCGGGCAGGTGGGTGACCTCTCCTACTCCCTCTACCTGTGGCACTGGCCTTTCGTCGTGGTTGGCACAGCGATCTTCGGCAGGGAGGACGGCACGCTGTGGTGGGTCGTCGGTGTCCTCCTCGTCTGCACCTCCGTGGTCCCAGCCTGGTTCACCTACGTCGTGGTCGAGCACCCGATCCACACCTCGCGGCCTTTCCTGCGCGGGCGCGCCGTCCTCGCCACCCTGGTCGTGTGCACCCTGCTGCCGGTCGCGGCCGCCATCGCGCTGCAGGACCGGCTCGACCGTCGGGTGGAGGCCGCCATGCAGCAGGCGGCCGGCGGCGCGGGGTTCGGCGCCGCGGCCCTCGGGAACGACCCCGCCCGGTCCCCGGCCGGCGATCCCCCCGCCGAGCTGGGGGTCGTCGTGCCCGACCTGACGGTGGTGGCCAAGGATCACGGCATCGACTACTCCCTCGGCTGCCACCAGGCCCGTCCGGAGGCGGACGAGGCGAAGGCCTGCGAGTGGGGCGACCGCGACTCCGACTTCAGGGTCGCGCTCGTCGGGGACTCGCACGCGCTGCAGTGGGTGCCGACCGTCTCGGTGATCGCCGAGCAGGAGTCCTGGGCGCTGGACAGCTACACCAAGTCGGCCTGCGGCTTCCACGACGTGCCGATCCTGGGCGGTGACCCCGCCGCCCCGTTCCCCGAGTGCACCCGCTGGAACGAGCGCCTGATGGAGGAGCTGCTGGCCGGCGACTACGACCTGGTGCTCACGACCGGCAGCAACAGCTACCTCGTGGTCGACGACGGGCAGACCTTGAAGGGGTCGGACTCGGACACAGCCCTGGCGGAGTCCTACGCCCGGACCTGGACCCGGCTGACCGACGCGGGCGCCGAGGTCGTGGCCCTGGCAAACACGCCCTGGCACACCCAGGACGTACCGGACTGCCTGGCGGCCAACGAGCGGAGCCCCGGGGTCTGCGCCACCCCGAGGGAGCAGGCGCTCACCACCGCGGGTCGTGAGCAGCAGGAGGCCACGCAGCTGGCCACCCAGGTGCCGCTGGTCGACATGAACAGGTGGATCTGCCCGCGAGAGGCCTGCTCCCCCGTCATCGGGGGCGTGATCACCTTCCGGGACCGGCACCACATCACCGCTACCTACGCCAGGACGTTGGCGCCCATGCTCCACCGGGAGCTCGAGCGCTCCGGCGCGGTGACCTGA
- a CDS encoding acyltransferase family protein, translated as MTAEPTAADQTVPAHHRDDIQGLRAVAVLLVLAYHAGVPGVRGGFVGVDVFFVISGFLITGLVVREVERTGRLDLRRFYARRIRRLLPATAVVLVGTVVLTAVALPVTRWESVLRDVVASALYVVNWRLAAQSVDYLASEQASSPVQHFWSLAVEEQFYVVWPLVVIAVVALHRRLGWTLRRALAVGLALIAVPSLWWSAHHTASSPAQAYFVTTTRLWELAAGAFLVLVLHRLRGLPASLARGLGWLGLGGIAVSALVYTSATPFPGLAALLPVLSTVAVLAAGSRPHAGGAGGAGWFLTWRPMRQVGDLSYSLYLWHWPLVVVGTAVFAGEDGRLWWVVGVLLVCTSVVPAWLTHVVVERPVHGARQFLRGPVVLATLLTCTLVPVAGAVALQLDLDRRTERSAAVPAGEALGALALGEEPTTSPAGEAPARLGPTTPDVTRAVDDNSAVYTDGCHQDQEQTEPVSCTYGVPGAATKVALVGDSHAAQWQPALEAVAVARGWQLDTYTKSACSFFDVDVLIGDPAAPYTSCSGWNEEVSEVLTTGGYGIVFTSGSNRYTMQEDGGTLTGAAADEALARSYARSWTVLTDAGVDVVALANTPWVGIDVPECLAVNPSDPAGCAADRDEALTASGAEQAVAARLAPAAHLVDLNDWICPRATCSPVIGGVITFRDSHHLTATYSRSLSPFLDADLVRQGVVDG; from the coding sequence GTGACGGCCGAACCCACCGCTGCCGACCAGACCGTCCCGGCCCACCACCGCGACGACATCCAGGGGCTGCGCGCCGTGGCGGTCCTGCTGGTGCTCGCGTACCACGCCGGGGTTCCGGGTGTGCGTGGCGGTTTCGTCGGGGTCGACGTCTTCTTCGTCATCTCCGGGTTCCTGATCACGGGGCTGGTCGTGCGGGAGGTGGAGCGGACCGGTCGGTTGGACCTCCGCCGGTTCTACGCACGACGGATCCGCCGTCTGCTCCCGGCCACCGCCGTCGTCCTGGTGGGCACCGTCGTGCTCACCGCGGTGGCCCTGCCGGTCACCCGGTGGGAGTCGGTGCTGCGCGACGTCGTCGCCTCCGCCCTGTACGTCGTGAACTGGCGGCTCGCCGCCCAGAGCGTGGACTACCTGGCTTCGGAGCAGGCGAGCAGCCCGGTCCAGCACTTCTGGTCCCTGGCCGTGGAGGAGCAGTTCTACGTCGTCTGGCCACTGGTCGTGATCGCGGTGGTGGCGCTGCACCGGCGTCTCGGCTGGACGCTGCGGCGGGCCCTGGCCGTGGGGCTCGCCCTGATCGCGGTGCCCTCGTTGTGGTGGTCGGCCCACCACACCGCCAGCTCACCGGCCCAGGCGTACTTCGTCACCACCACCAGGCTGTGGGAGCTGGCCGCCGGGGCGTTCCTCGTGCTCGTGCTGCACCGACTGCGGGGGCTGCCCGCATCGCTGGCCAGGGGCCTCGGGTGGCTAGGGCTCGGCGGCATCGCGGTGTCGGCCCTGGTGTACACCTCGGCCACACCCTTCCCTGGTCTGGCCGCCCTGCTGCCCGTGCTCTCCACGGTGGCCGTGCTGGCCGCCGGGTCACGCCCCCACGCCGGTGGCGCCGGTGGCGCCGGCTGGTTCCTCACCTGGCGCCCGATGCGTCAGGTCGGAGACCTCTCCTACTCCCTCTACCTGTGGCACTGGCCTCTGGTGGTCGTGGGCACCGCCGTCTTCGCCGGCGAGGACGGCCGGCTCTGGTGGGTGGTGGGAGTGCTGCTGGTCTGCACCTCCGTCGTCCCCGCCTGGCTGACCCACGTCGTGGTCGAGCGCCCTGTCCACGGCGCCCGGCAGTTCCTGCGCGGGCCGGTGGTGCTGGCCACCCTCCTCACCTGCACCCTGGTGCCCGTGGCCGGGGCCGTCGCCCTCCAGCTCGACCTCGACCGCCGCACGGAGCGGTCGGCGGCGGTCCCCGCCGGGGAGGCGCTCGGTGCGCTCGCCCTGGGTGAGGAGCCCACCACCTCACCTGCCGGTGAGGCACCGGCCCGGCTGGGACCGACCACCCCCGACGTCACCCGGGCCGTCGACGACAACTCAGCCGTCTACACCGACGGGTGCCACCAGGACCAGGAGCAGACCGAGCCCGTCTCGTGCACCTACGGGGTGCCGGGCGCCGCGACCAAGGTCGCCCTGGTGGGTGACTCCCACGCCGCCCAGTGGCAGCCAGCCCTGGAGGCGGTCGCCGTGGCGCGGGGTTGGCAGCTGGACACCTACACCAAGTCCGCCTGCTCCTTCTTCGACGTGGACGTGCTGATCGGCGACCCCGCTGCCCCCTACACGTCCTGCTCGGGGTGGAACGAGGAGGTGTCGGAGGTGCTGACGACAGGCGGTTACGGCATCGTCTTCACCAGCGGCAGCAACCGGTACACGATGCAGGAGGACGGCGGGACCCTGACCGGGGCGGCTGCCGACGAGGCACTGGCCCGCTCCTACGCCCGCAGCTGGACCGTCCTCACCGACGCCGGGGTCGACGTCGTGGCGCTGGCCAACACGCCGTGGGTGGGCATCGACGTCCCCGAGTGCCTGGCGGTGAACCCGTCGGACCCGGCCGGCTGCGCCGCGGACCGCGACGAGGCCCTCACAGCCTCCGGTGCCGAGCAGGCGGTGGCAGCCCGGCTCGCCCCAGCGGCCCACCTCGTGGACCTGAACGACTGGATCTGCCCGCGCGCGACCTGCTCCCCGGTCATCGGCGGCGTCATCACCTTCCGCGACAGCCACCACCTGACCGCCACGTACAGCCGCAGCCTGTCACCATTCCTGGACGCCGATCTGGTGCGCCAGGGCGTGGTCGACGGCTAG
- a CDS encoding PQQ-dependent sugar dehydrogenase: protein MSSLRGVPRHRVPLILLAAAVVGAVVLTGALVPATASPTRPAAPQVTVQTVAGGLTNPWGIAFLPDRTPIWTERGGAIKVKVGSAAPRTLTANLTGLFVGSETGLMGVAVDPRFATNRYFYVCMGYQEGGRPVDIRVLRFRLNASVTGAARDGGAMLRGIPISSGRHGGCQLAFTPDGTLRVGTGDAAVGTTPQNLSSLGGKTLRLHPDGRVPTDNPFYSRGGNARYVWTYGHRNVQGLAVRPNGSGDIWSAEHGPDRDDEVNRLQRGGNYGWNPVPGYNESVPMTDRNRYPNAVPARWSSGTPTVATSGLAFLYGSGWGRWDGALAVAELKGQGVRVLTLDSSRRVVRTEQMPGLDNTFGRIRGLAVAPDGALYLTTSNGSGDRILRVARQAP from the coding sequence ATGTCCTCCTTGCGCGGCGTCCCCCGCCACCGTGTGCCCCTCATCCTCCTCGCCGCCGCCGTGGTCGGGGCCGTCGTCCTGACCGGCGCCCTCGTGCCTGCCACCGCCTCCCCGACCCGCCCTGCCGCCCCCCAGGTCACCGTCCAGACGGTGGCCGGCGGGCTGACCAACCCGTGGGGTATCGCGTTCCTCCCCGACCGCACCCCGATCTGGACCGAACGCGGAGGTGCGATCAAGGTCAAGGTGGGCAGCGCGGCCCCCCGGACGCTGACCGCCAACCTCACGGGCCTCTTCGTCGGCAGCGAGACCGGGCTGATGGGTGTCGCGGTCGACCCGCGCTTCGCCACCAACCGCTACTTCTACGTCTGCATGGGCTACCAGGAGGGCGGACGTCCCGTCGACATCCGTGTGCTGCGGTTCCGGCTGAACGCCTCGGTCACCGGTGCCGCACGAGACGGTGGCGCGATGCTGCGCGGCATCCCGATCAGCAGCGGCCGCCACGGTGGCTGCCAGCTCGCCTTCACCCCCGACGGCACGCTGCGCGTCGGCACCGGGGACGCGGCGGTCGGCACCACCCCGCAGAACCTGTCGTCGCTCGGGGGCAAGACGCTCCGCCTCCACCCCGACGGCCGGGTCCCCACCGACAACCCGTTCTACTCCCGGGGTGGGAACGCCCGGTACGTGTGGACGTACGGCCACCGCAACGTGCAGGGCCTCGCCGTGCGACCCAACGGCAGCGGGGACATCTGGTCCGCCGAGCACGGTCCCGACCGCGACGACGAGGTGAACCGCCTGCAGCGCGGCGGCAACTACGGGTGGAACCCCGTCCCGGGATACAACGAGTCCGTGCCGATGACGGACCGCAACCGCTACCCGAACGCGGTGCCGGCACGTTGGTCCTCCGGCACCCCGACGGTCGCCACCAGCGGCCTGGCCTTCCTCTACGGCTCCGGATGGGGACGCTGGGACGGAGCGCTCGCCGTGGCCGAGCTCAAGGGCCAGGGGGTCCGGGTGCTGACCCTGGACTCCTCCCGCCGGGTGGTGCGGACCGAGCAGATGCCGGGGCTGGACAACACCTTCGGCCGGATCCGCGGGCTGGCCGTGGCACCGGACGGGGCGCTCTACCTCACCACGTCCAACGGCTCGGGCGACCGCATCCTCAGGGTCGCCCGCCAGGCGCCGTGA
- a CDS encoding glycosyltransferase, with translation MQNHIPVDEAWPRSLLDDHADLARAVPQRRLERTVLRTESTAGRRLMVHLATGGQLSAAEVFDPVSCGTEEWAERILAVDVDWRALGGVAYVTALQGAIVEDRDLADSVREDRRLALALFDVIRRSGELGRLTRAQGLLYLDLLTTMGTRAQVESVIEESRLESEAVAAHRLDLANPLLHPESTWPEWLDRLEEFVPADLKPLSILPGDGVLFDRLWSPSRPRPAGPLVTVVVSVYNPGVHLLSAIDSLLRQSHQELEIIVVDDGSPEDCQDVLQQVAVRDPRIRLVRLPVNAGTYRCRNYAIGLARGTYVTFHDDDDWAHPERIAYQVAGLEGAPDVVANLTRCIRATEHLSFIRAGYHGTRLNASSLMFDRRRVTARMGFFDAVRKGGDSEYAMRIAATFGPESVLADPAVMAVVRVGQESLSTGDFRPGWRHASRWSYRFFFERYHERIRTGSASPLIASMDPVERSHPAPQAIAYKPARTRHLDVVVVGDWRDWGGARNRSMLAEVEALVDAGLRVGITHLELFRLLYDKEVTPASAALELVEQGKVEWLLLDEPADVQRVRVWGGDVLQFAPLRRSAWDVEQVEVVANTTPVELDGRDHRHVPAYCAAAAETLFGRRATWFPVSPVVRRSLDGLLPQGEMSTSDLPPVVALGPDREGRDLPAWAELVVGRHSADVLSKFPAASELLQAYAFPGPVRMLGATRSVRSLLGEAVPDHWSLVETGSIEVEDFLAGLDVFVYLDDDDATEAFARPVAEAMAAGLLVVTAPRFRELYGPGAVYADSTDVVATVQRMHDDPAAWAAQRDASRRVVEERFGAAAVVAASLATA, from the coding sequence GTGCAGAACCACATCCCGGTCGACGAGGCCTGGCCGCGCTCCCTGCTGGACGACCACGCGGACCTCGCTCGTGCGGTCCCGCAGCGACGACTCGAACGCACGGTGCTGCGAACGGAGTCGACAGCCGGCCGACGGCTCATGGTGCACCTGGCCACCGGCGGGCAGCTGTCGGCGGCTGAGGTCTTCGACCCGGTGTCCTGTGGGACCGAGGAGTGGGCGGAACGCATCCTCGCCGTCGACGTCGACTGGCGAGCCCTCGGCGGAGTGGCCTACGTGACAGCTCTGCAGGGCGCCATCGTCGAGGACCGCGACCTGGCTGACAGCGTGCGCGAGGACCGGCGCCTGGCTCTGGCTCTCTTCGACGTGATCCGGCGCAGCGGTGAGCTGGGGCGCCTCACCCGGGCCCAGGGGCTGCTGTACCTGGACCTGCTGACCACCATGGGTACCCGCGCCCAGGTCGAGTCGGTGATCGAGGAGTCGCGCCTGGAGAGCGAGGCGGTCGCCGCCCACCGGCTGGACCTGGCGAACCCCCTGCTGCATCCGGAGTCGACGTGGCCGGAGTGGCTGGACCGGCTGGAGGAGTTCGTGCCTGCGGACCTCAAGCCCTTGAGCATCCTCCCCGGGGACGGCGTGCTGTTCGACCGGCTCTGGTCGCCGTCGCGGCCCAGGCCGGCCGGGCCCCTGGTGACCGTGGTGGTGTCGGTCTACAACCCTGGGGTCCACCTGCTCTCCGCTATCGACTCCCTGCTCCGTCAGTCGCACCAGGAGCTGGAGATCATCGTGGTCGACGACGGGTCTCCTGAGGACTGCCAGGACGTGCTGCAGCAGGTGGCCGTCAGGGACCCTCGCATCCGACTCGTCCGCCTCCCGGTGAACGCGGGGACGTACCGCTGCCGCAACTACGCCATCGGCCTCGCCCGGGGCACGTACGTCACCTTCCACGACGACGACGACTGGGCCCACCCGGAGCGGATCGCCTACCAGGTGGCGGGGCTGGAGGGGGCGCCGGACGTGGTGGCCAACCTCACCCGTTGCATCAGGGCGACCGAGCACCTGAGCTTCATCCGGGCCGGCTACCACGGCACCCGGCTCAACGCGTCATCGTTGATGTTCGACCGCCGGCGGGTCACCGCCCGGATGGGGTTCTTCGACGCCGTGCGCAAGGGCGGGGACTCCGAGTACGCCATGCGGATCGCCGCGACCTTCGGCCCGGAGAGCGTCCTCGCCGACCCCGCTGTGATGGCTGTCGTGAGGGTGGGTCAGGAGAGTCTGTCGACCGGCGATTTCCGCCCGGGGTGGAGGCACGCCTCGCGGTGGAGCTACCGCTTCTTCTTCGAGCGCTACCACGAGAGGATCCGCACCGGGTCGGCGAGTCCCCTCATCGCCTCCATGGACCCGGTCGAACGGTCTCATCCCGCGCCGCAGGCGATCGCCTACAAGCCTGCCCGCACCCGTCACCTCGACGTCGTCGTCGTGGGTGACTGGCGTGACTGGGGCGGGGCCCGGAACCGGTCGATGCTCGCCGAGGTGGAGGCCTTGGTCGATGCCGGCCTCCGCGTCGGGATCACGCACCTGGAGCTCTTCCGCCTCCTCTACGACAAGGAGGTGACACCGGCCTCGGCCGCGCTCGAGCTGGTCGAGCAGGGAAAGGTCGAGTGGCTGCTCCTTGACGAACCCGCCGACGTCCAGAGGGTGAGGGTGTGGGGCGGGGACGTGCTGCAGTTCGCCCCTCTGCGCCGTAGCGCCTGGGACGTGGAGCAGGTCGAGGTGGTGGCCAACACGACACCGGTCGAGCTCGATGGCAGGGACCACCGTCACGTCCCCGCCTACTGCGCCGCCGCGGCCGAGACGCTGTTCGGTCGACGGGCCACGTGGTTCCCGGTGAGCCCGGTGGTGCGACGGTCGCTGGATGGACTGCTCCCGCAGGGCGAGATGAGCACCTCAGACCTTCCGCCGGTCGTGGCGCTGGGCCCGGACCGAGAGGGTCGGGACCTGCCGGCCTGGGCGGAGCTGGTGGTGGGCCGCCACTCCGCCGACGTCCTCAGCAAGTTCCCAGCAGCCTCGGAGCTGCTCCAGGCCTACGCCTTCCCCGGGCCGGTGCGGATGCTCGGAGCGACTCGCTCGGTGCGGAGCCTCCTGGGCGAGGCCGTGCCCGACCACTGGTCACTGGTGGAGACAGGGTCGATCGAGGTCGAGGACTTCCTGGCTGGCCTCGACGTCTTCGTCTACCTCGATGACGACGACGCCACCGAAGCCTTCGCGCGACCGGTCGCTGAGGCGATGGCCGCAGGGCTCCTGGTCGTCACCGCTCCCAGGTTCCGCGAGCTCTACGGCCCCGGCGCGGTCTACGCCGACAGCACGGACGTGGTGGCCACGGTTCAGCGGATGCACGACGACCCGGCCGCCTGGGCTGCGCAAAGGGATGCGTCCCGCCGGGTGGTCGAGGAGCGATTCGGCGCCGCGGCCGTCGTGGCGGCGTCGCTGGCCACGGCCTGA
- a CDS encoding class I SAM-dependent methyltransferase: protein MRRWTRRQWVLIAASVVLWLVGIAACLLTAWPVAGAALATLVLLVALAVVDSGSEDARLLAKVNVLTKRADRTLEQVDGLEERLARQMRSARRAVEDAGTQSLDEISTFKLQLAAVIQQLVEINQASRAMNIDAIDERLSLLRDGLDEALRRSASGVVDVVERVASERGAGEGRQAKDLDALKATTRQLHSDIVATRRDVNRVSYEPAKEVEAMLQLTRRYEPKDVLPLAGGWAMSSSGILMLTEMVRDRRPALVVECGSGASTLWLGYALRAQGYGKVVALEHEESYAAQVRALVARHDLQDWVTVLHAPLQERDVEGETHRWYSADQTDGLGPIDILVVDGPPQAVGPWSRYPALPLLESRLRADAVLVIDDAARDDEKAVVQRWKERRDTVTQLPFTSRYQAVLTGVGRLQES from the coding sequence GTGCGGCGCTGGACTCGGCGGCAGTGGGTTCTGATCGCGGCGTCGGTCGTGCTGTGGCTGGTCGGCATCGCGGCCTGCCTGCTGACCGCCTGGCCCGTAGCCGGTGCGGCGTTGGCCACCCTGGTCCTGCTCGTCGCGCTGGCCGTGGTCGACTCCGGGTCCGAGGACGCGCGGCTGCTGGCGAAGGTGAACGTGCTGACCAAGCGCGCCGACCGCACCCTGGAGCAGGTGGACGGGCTGGAGGAGCGGCTGGCCCGGCAGATGCGCTCGGCCCGGCGCGCCGTCGAGGACGCGGGGACACAGAGCCTGGACGAGATCTCGACGTTCAAGCTGCAGCTGGCAGCGGTCATCCAGCAGCTAGTGGAGATCAACCAGGCGAGTCGTGCGATGAACATCGACGCCATCGACGAGCGGCTGTCCCTGCTGCGGGACGGTCTCGACGAGGCGCTGCGGCGAAGCGCCTCTGGGGTGGTCGATGTCGTGGAACGCGTGGCGTCGGAGCGTGGTGCCGGAGAGGGCCGTCAGGCGAAAGATCTCGACGCGCTCAAGGCGACCACCCGACAGCTGCACTCCGACATCGTCGCCACGCGGCGGGACGTGAACCGGGTTTCCTACGAACCGGCCAAGGAGGTGGAGGCCATGCTGCAGCTGACCCGCAGGTACGAGCCCAAGGACGTCCTGCCACTGGCTGGTGGCTGGGCCATGAGCTCGTCGGGGATCCTGATGCTGACCGAGATGGTCCGCGACCGCCGACCGGCCCTGGTGGTCGAGTGCGGCAGCGGCGCCTCGACCCTGTGGCTCGGGTACGCGTTGAGGGCCCAGGGGTACGGCAAGGTGGTCGCCCTCGAGCACGAGGAGAGCTACGCGGCCCAGGTGCGGGCGCTGGTGGCGCGCCACGACCTGCAGGACTGGGTCACCGTGCTGCACGCACCTCTGCAGGAGCGGGACGTGGAGGGGGAGACGCACCGCTGGTACAGCGCCGACCAGACCGACGGCCTGGGTCCGATCGACATCCTGGTCGTGGACGGTCCGCCGCAGGCCGTCGGCCCCTGGAGCAGGTACCCGGCGCTGCCGCTGCTGGAGTCGCGACTCCGGGCCGACGCAGTGCTGGTCATCGACGACGCAGCCCGCGACGACGAGAAGGCCGTGGTCCAGCGCTGGAAGGAGCGGCGGGACACGGTCACCCAGCTCCCCTTCACCTCGCGGTACCAGGCGGTGCTGACCGGGGTCGGACGCCTGCAGGAGAGCTGA